The DNA region ATCCAAACCAATAATAGAATGTATGGGAAAAGCTAGTTCAACAGTCCAACAAGAATCTTTATCCTTGTCATTATTCAAAGTACCATAGTATTTTACAGCCTCTTTAGTATTTTTAATCGTGTAACTAGAGTTAAAATCACCACCATTGCGATAAGGCTTATTCATTAAAAGATCCCAAGTAGTACCCAAGGCATTCGTCTGATATTCAATATACTGCTGTCCGTCTCCATCAGGATCTAGAAATATTTCAAAAGCATTTTCCAAAAATAATTTGGATTCATTTTGCGTCATCGTCGCCCACAATTGTGGTTCGTCAATATGGATAAAATAATACACATTTTGATCATCCCAAAGCATCTTGCACCAAGCGGTGTGAATATTATCACCAAGCGAACCAACAATCGTATGATCGATATACATTTTTGGTACATTTTGCCATGCGACCTCATCATCTATACCATCAATTTTAATCTTATCGTTTGTTTTAACCGCTTCATATTGTCGTGGTGGTAAAGTCCAAGTAGTATCTGAATATTGTAATTGTGCTTCATTAGAATTGATAAAAGCAAAGAATAAACACAAACAGAAAATAATTTTCTTCATAACCTCAATATTAATAAAAAAAGCGCAATCATTTTCGGTGATCGCGCTTGAATTTTAAGAGAGTGTTGAAATTATTTTAAAATGGTTTCCATCTTTTTTCAGGAGCAGATGCTGGATATTGTACACCATCTGGATAAGTAATAAATTCGATCAATGTACCCCAAGGCGCTTTACCATATACACCACGATTATCTTTTCCATCTTCAGCATTGGCAAGTCCATGTACATCAGATAACATCGTACCACCTGCAGCCTTGAACTGAGCGACGGATTTTTGAATATTATCTGTGTAAATAGCGATATGATTGACGCCAATATCATTCAAACCGCCAGCTGTTTTTTGTGGTGCATTGGCAAAT from Rhizosphaericola mali includes:
- a CDS encoding carbohydrate-binding family 9-like protein, with amino-acid sequence MKKIIFCLCLFFAFINSNEAQLQYSDTTWTLPPRQYEAVKTNDKIKIDGIDDEVAWQNVPKMYIDHTIVGSLGDNIHTAWCKMLWDDQNVYYFIHIDEPQLWATMTQNESKLFLENAFEIFLDPDGDGQQYIEYQTNALGTTWDLLMNKPYRNGGDFNSSYTIKNTKEAVKYYGTLNNDKDKDSCWTVELAFPIHSIIGLDKIKSLQDKIWRMNLSRVQWTLTTDADGNYHKKLDADGKQIPESYFTWSPQYAVNLHTPEKWGYVRFVDHLSKGNAPTFIHLDKEKRKDQLWEIYYAQKKYQQQNGQLAKKITMLNLPNNTRAEDFKLTINGKHFIIESSSKQFGVMRVNEDGLYQESNLQ